A region of Mauremys mutica isolate MM-2020 ecotype Southern chromosome 2, ASM2049712v1, whole genome shotgun sequence DNA encodes the following proteins:
- the WIPF3 gene encoding WAS/WASL-interacting protein family member 3 isoform X1 produces the protein MPVPPPPPPPPPPPLPASGGPPPAPPPLLSSLPLASTEPPKFRKEDQKGRSALLSDIQQGARLRKVTQINDRSAPQIENPRGPNRDGGGPATSKSGAQPSLGGLFAGGFPMLKPVGQRDMTAGKAGQLPGVRVPPPKSPAPLNGNAKASSHVSSLPDCPRAAHPSELPSGPRAGPARPCMPAPPPPPPVSSKPSLVFPPPPPLPSPLEKPAKVSPPNLVAPPPPPPPPPPPPPQSDKPAKVQATALYMPPPPLPLAPPCGLPVRTTDFPSTSPLHPDLRDYPPPTPPPPPPPLPPTSSPRGSLPLPPSPTFNSAVNSQDIPPALPPKSPHLLFQKPGIQSMPLPPAPPFSQPASAVQKKRQGRGAVSNTGKLIPPPLPPARSPSTELTSKCPYTQVSSWPAAHEPYPQHRNGNMHIIDDFESKFTFHSVEEFPPPDEFKPFQRIYPSKESRDTPKNPPLRTHVR, from the exons GCAAGTACAGAGCCCCCAAAGTTCAGAAAGGAAGATCAAAAAGGTCGAAGTGCATTGCTATCAGATATTCAGCAAGGGGCTCGCTTAAGGAAAGTTACCCAAATCAATGACCGAAGTGCTCCACAGATTGAAA ACCCCAGAGGACCTAACAGAGATGGAGGTGGCCCAGCAACCAGCAAAAGTGGTGCTCAACCATCGTTGGGGGGCTTGTTCGCAGGTGGCTTTCCCATGCTGAAACCGGTTGGCCAAAGAGACATGACGG CTGGCAaggctgggcagctgcctggagtACGAGTGCCTCCTCCAAAGTCTCCAGCCCCATTGAATGGCAATGCCAAAGCAAGCAGTCATGTTTCAAGTCTGCCTGATTGTCCAAGAGCAGCACACCCATCGGAGCTACCCAGTGGGCCGCGAGCAGGACCAGCTCGGCCCTGcatgcctgcccctcccccacctccaccagtTTCCAGCAAACCTTCCCTTGTTttcccacctcctccacctcttccctctccTCTGGAAAAACCTGCAAAAGTGTCACCCCCGAATTTGgtggctccaccaccaccacctccaccaccacctcctcctcctcctcagagtGACAAGCCTGCCAAGGTTCAAGCAACAGCTTTGTACatgccgcctcctcccctgcccctggcACCACCTTGTGGATTGCCAGTCAGAACTACTGACTTTCCTAGTACTTCTCCCCTGCACCCTGATTTGAGGGATTATCCACCTCCAACTCCTCCCCCGCCTCCACCACCACTGCCTCCTACTTCTTCACCCAGGGGATCCTTGCCACTGCCACCCTCCCCTACCTTTAACAGTGCTGTGAACAGCCAAGACATTCCACCCGCACTGCCCCCCAAATCTCCACACTTGCTCTTCCAAAAACCTGGTATTCAGTCCATGcctcttcctcctgccccacccttctctcagccagcttcagcagtgcAGAAAAAGAGACAAGGCAGAGGTGCAG TAAGCAACACTGGGAAGTTAATTCCGCCTCCGCTGCCTCCAGCAAGATCACCATCAACTGAGCTTACGAGCAAGTGTCCATATACCCAAGTTTCATCGTGGCCAGCTGCACATGAGCCCTATCCACAGCACAGAAATGGAAACATGCACATCATTg aTGACTTTGAGTCTAAGTTTACTTTCCATTCTGTGGAAGAATTCCCCCCTCCTGATGAATTCAAGCCATTTCAGAGAATTTATCCCAGCAAGGAATCTAGAG ATACCCCTAAAAATCCTCCACTAAGAACACATGTGAGATGA
- the WIPF3 gene encoding WAS/WASL-interacting protein family member 3 isoform X2, with protein MELSFKKQNASTEPPKFRKEDQKGRSALLSDIQQGARLRKVTQINDRSAPQIENPRGPNRDGGGPATSKSGAQPSLGGLFAGGFPMLKPVGQRDMTAGKAGQLPGVRVPPPKSPAPLNGNAKASSHVSSLPDCPRAAHPSELPSGPRAGPARPCMPAPPPPPPVSSKPSLVFPPPPPLPSPLEKPAKVSPPNLVAPPPPPPPPPPPPPQSDKPAKVQATALYMPPPPLPLAPPCGLPVRTTDFPSTSPLHPDLRDYPPPTPPPPPPPLPPTSSPRGSLPLPPSPTFNSAVNSQDIPPALPPKSPHLLFQKPGIQSMPLPPAPPFSQPASAVQKKRQGRGAVSNTGKLIPPPLPPARSPSTELTSKCPYTQVSSWPAAHEPYPQHRNGNMHIIDDFESKFTFHSVEEFPPPDEFKPFQRIYPSKESRDTPKNPPLRTHVR; from the exons GCAAGTACAGAGCCCCCAAAGTTCAGAAAGGAAGATCAAAAAGGTCGAAGTGCATTGCTATCAGATATTCAGCAAGGGGCTCGCTTAAGGAAAGTTACCCAAATCAATGACCGAAGTGCTCCACAGATTGAAA ACCCCAGAGGACCTAACAGAGATGGAGGTGGCCCAGCAACCAGCAAAAGTGGTGCTCAACCATCGTTGGGGGGCTTGTTCGCAGGTGGCTTTCCCATGCTGAAACCGGTTGGCCAAAGAGACATGACGG CTGGCAaggctgggcagctgcctggagtACGAGTGCCTCCTCCAAAGTCTCCAGCCCCATTGAATGGCAATGCCAAAGCAAGCAGTCATGTTTCAAGTCTGCCTGATTGTCCAAGAGCAGCACACCCATCGGAGCTACCCAGTGGGCCGCGAGCAGGACCAGCTCGGCCCTGcatgcctgcccctcccccacctccaccagtTTCCAGCAAACCTTCCCTTGTTttcccacctcctccacctcttccctctccTCTGGAAAAACCTGCAAAAGTGTCACCCCCGAATTTGgtggctccaccaccaccacctccaccaccacctcctcctcctcctcagagtGACAAGCCTGCCAAGGTTCAAGCAACAGCTTTGTACatgccgcctcctcccctgcccctggcACCACCTTGTGGATTGCCAGTCAGAACTACTGACTTTCCTAGTACTTCTCCCCTGCACCCTGATTTGAGGGATTATCCACCTCCAACTCCTCCCCCGCCTCCACCACCACTGCCTCCTACTTCTTCACCCAGGGGATCCTTGCCACTGCCACCCTCCCCTACCTTTAACAGTGCTGTGAACAGCCAAGACATTCCACCCGCACTGCCCCCCAAATCTCCACACTTGCTCTTCCAAAAACCTGGTATTCAGTCCATGcctcttcctcctgccccacccttctctcagccagcttcagcagtgcAGAAAAAGAGACAAGGCAGAGGTGCAG TAAGCAACACTGGGAAGTTAATTCCGCCTCCGCTGCCTCCAGCAAGATCACCATCAACTGAGCTTACGAGCAAGTGTCCATATACCCAAGTTTCATCGTGGCCAGCTGCACATGAGCCCTATCCACAGCACAGAAATGGAAACATGCACATCATTg aTGACTTTGAGTCTAAGTTTACTTTCCATTCTGTGGAAGAATTCCCCCCTCCTGATGAATTCAAGCCATTTCAGAGAATTTATCCCAGCAAGGAATCTAGAG ATACCCCTAAAAATCCTCCACTAAGAACACATGTGAGATGA